A genome region from Candidatus Rokuibacteriota bacterium includes the following:
- a CDS encoding citrate/2-methylcitrate synthase — MAEGTQLIRGLEGVVAAETELCDLDGTNGRLAYRGYDIDDLARKATFEEVAYLLWMGELPNKSQLDRFMAELAAARPIPGDLVKAYALMPKQTDPMRVLQASVAILGMHDPDTKDNSHAANLRKAVRLTSQFATAICAHHRVRSGQEPVPPSKDLSLAANFLYMLTGKKPSEVTTKAFDASLVLYAEHELNASTFTTRVIAATLSDMHSAVAGGVGALKGTLHGGAGEAVMRTLLEIGKLDNVDAFADKALAEKRRLMGMGHRVYTAGDPRAAILKGMAEAACRETGQALWYDLAVKLHAKVHAVKKLIPNVDFYSAPLFYSIGIPVDLFTPVIATSRIAGWTANLLEQYDDNRLIRPRADYKGPGRKPFVPVEKR, encoded by the coding sequence ATGGCTGAAGGCACCCAGCTGATCCGCGGCCTCGAGGGCGTGGTCGCCGCCGAGACCGAGCTTTGCGACCTCGACGGCACGAACGGCCGCCTCGCCTACCGCGGCTACGACATCGACGACCTCGCGCGCAAGGCGACCTTCGAGGAAGTCGCGTATCTCCTCTGGATGGGCGAGCTGCCCAATAAGAGCCAGCTCGATCGCTTCATGGCCGAGCTGGCGGCGGCGCGACCGATCCCCGGCGATCTCGTCAAAGCCTACGCGCTGATGCCCAAGCAAACCGATCCCATGCGCGTGCTCCAAGCGTCCGTCGCGATCCTGGGCATGCACGACCCCGACACGAAAGACAACTCGCACGCGGCCAACCTGCGCAAGGCTGTGCGCCTGACCAGCCAGTTCGCCACGGCGATCTGCGCCCACCACCGAGTGCGCAGCGGCCAGGAGCCCGTGCCGCCGTCGAAGGACTTGTCGCTTGCGGCCAACTTCCTCTACATGCTGACGGGGAAGAAGCCGAGCGAGGTCACGACCAAGGCCTTCGACGCGAGCCTCGTCCTCTACGCCGAGCACGAGCTGAATGCCTCGACCTTCACGACGCGCGTGATCGCGGCGACCTTGTCCGACATGCACTCCGCCGTGGCGGGAGGCGTCGGCGCGCTCAAGGGCACGCTCCACGGCGGCGCCGGCGAGGCCGTGATGCGGACGCTGCTGGAGATCGGCAAACTCGACAACGTGGACGCCTTCGCGGACAAGGCGCTCGCCGAGAAGCGGCGTCTCATGGGCATGGGCCACCGCGTCTACACGGCCGGTGACCCGCGCGCGGCCATTCTCAAAGGCATGGCCGAGGCGGCGTGCCGGGAGACGGGGCAGGCGCTCTGGTACGACCTTGCGGTGAAGCTCCACGCCAAGGTCCACGCCGTCAAGAAGCTCATCCCCAACGTGGACTTCTACTCGGCGCCGCTCTTCTACTCGATCGGCATCCCCGTGGACCTTTTCACGCCGGTCATCGCGACGTCCCGCATCGCTGGCTGGACGGCCAACCTCCTCGAGCAGTACGACGACAACCGGCTGATCCGCCCGCGCGCCGACTACAAGGGCCCCGGCAGAAAACCGTTCGTGCCAGTAGAAAAGCGATGA
- a CDS encoding aconitate hydratase, protein MPGKSVARKLFESHLVAGKTVAGEEVGLRVDQCLLTDTNGNMAWLQFEAMGFPRVKPSKVVSYIDHNVNQTDSRNTDDHRYIQTASKRYGSWFSKPGNGICHQVHFETFSVPGQFVLGTDSHTPLCGSTGMLAIGAGGLDIAVAMGGGAYHLPMPKVVRVWLTAQLKPWVHAKDVILELLRRYSVRGGSGKIFEYAGPGAATLSLPQRATICNMGAELTLTTSVFPSDEATRSYFALLGREKEWQPFAADADAEYDEQIELDLSALEPLVALPSSPDKVVPVREVEGTALEQVMVGSCTNSSWEDMWAVARTIRGERVAPSVSFVVFPGSSRILEIMSREGLLTDLLAAGATVSEPTCGSCAGIGHVPAAGGKSLRAFNRNFSGRSGVKDDQIYLCSPLTAAASALTGVITDPRKRGAAPERHYPASLIASNAGLVPPASESEASSTTVLKGPNIKEVPRGRPVEATLRAPVLIKLGDKVSTDDISPSGTAALVFRSNVPAIAEFTFRNTDAEFVARAKAAGTGVLVGGEIYGQGSSREAAVLGPLHLGVRAVLAKSFARIHRANLINWGLVPLEFDNPADYEAIQRDDMLRFDDLRDALLAGRKIAVTNERTGTSFQTRCVLTPRERDILLAGGLLAQTAAAK, encoded by the coding sequence ATGCCAGGAAAGAGCGTCGCGCGGAAGCTGTTCGAGTCGCACCTGGTCGCGGGCAAGACCGTGGCCGGCGAGGAGGTCGGGCTGCGCGTGGACCAGTGCCTGCTGACCGACACCAACGGCAACATGGCGTGGCTGCAGTTCGAGGCCATGGGCTTTCCGCGCGTGAAGCCGTCAAAGGTCGTCAGCTACATCGACCACAACGTCAACCAGACGGACTCGCGGAACACGGACGACCACCGGTATATTCAGACCGCGTCGAAGCGCTACGGCTCTTGGTTCTCCAAGCCAGGCAACGGCATCTGCCACCAGGTGCACTTCGAGACCTTCAGCGTCCCTGGGCAGTTCGTCCTCGGCACCGATAGCCACACGCCGCTCTGCGGCTCGACGGGCATGCTGGCCATCGGCGCGGGCGGACTCGACATCGCCGTCGCGATGGGCGGCGGCGCCTATCACCTGCCCATGCCCAAGGTGGTCCGCGTCTGGCTCACGGCCCAGCTCAAGCCCTGGGTCCACGCCAAGGACGTGATCCTGGAATTGCTGCGCCGCTACTCGGTCCGCGGCGGCAGCGGCAAGATCTTCGAGTACGCGGGGCCGGGCGCGGCGACGCTGTCCCTGCCCCAGCGCGCGACCATCTGCAACATGGGCGCCGAGCTGACGCTGACGACCAGCGTCTTCCCCTCCGACGAGGCGACGCGCAGCTACTTCGCCCTCCTCGGGCGCGAGAAGGAGTGGCAGCCTTTCGCCGCGGATGCCGACGCCGAGTACGACGAGCAGATCGAGCTCGATCTTTCGGCCCTCGAGCCGCTGGTCGCCCTGCCCTCGTCGCCGGACAAGGTTGTGCCGGTGCGCGAAGTCGAAGGCACCGCGCTCGAGCAGGTCATGGTCGGCTCCTGCACCAATTCTTCGTGGGAGGACATGTGGGCCGTCGCCCGGACGATCCGAGGCGAGCGCGTGGCGCCCTCGGTCTCCTTCGTCGTCTTCCCGGGCTCGAGCCGCATCCTCGAGATCATGTCGCGCGAGGGGCTCTTGACCGACCTCCTCGCCGCCGGCGCCACGGTGTCAGAGCCCACGTGCGGCTCCTGCGCCGGCATCGGGCACGTGCCCGCGGCGGGAGGCAAGAGCCTGCGCGCCTTCAACCGCAACTTCTCCGGGCGGAGCGGCGTCAAGGACGACCAGATCTACCTCTGCTCGCCGCTGACCGCCGCCGCTTCCGCTCTGACCGGCGTTATCACCGACCCGCGCAAGCGCGGCGCCGCGCCCGAGCGCCACTATCCGGCATCCCTCATCGCGTCCAACGCCGGCCTCGTGCCTCCGGCGTCGGAGAGCGAGGCGTCATCCACCACGGTGCTCAAGGGCCCCAACATCAAGGAAGTGCCGCGGGGGCGTCCCGTCGAGGCGACGCTCCGCGCGCCGGTGCTGATCAAGCTCGGCGACAAGGTCTCGACCGACGATATTTCGCCCTCGGGGACGGCCGCGCTCGTCTTCCGCTCCAACGTCCCGGCCATCGCCGAGTTCACCTTCAGGAACACGGACGCGGAATTCGTCGCCCGCGCCAAGGCCGCGGGCACGGGCGTACTGGTGGGCGGCGAGATCTACGGCCAGGGCTCCTCGCGCGAGGCGGCGGTGCTCGGCCCGCTCCACCTCGGCGTGCGCGCCGTCCTCGCCAAGAGCTTCGCGCGCATCCACCGAGCCAACCTGATCAACTGGGGGCTCGTGCCGCTCGAGTTCGACAACCCCGCCGACTACGAGGCGATCCAGCGCGACGACATGCTCCGCTTCGACGATCTCCGCGACGCGCTACTGGCGGGGCGGAAGATCGCGGTAACCAACGAGCGGACCGGCACGAGCTTCCAGACGCGCTGCGTGCTGACGCCGCGCGAGCGCGACATCCTCCTCGCGGGCGGTCTCCTCGCCCAAACCGCCGCCGCGAAATGA
- a CDS encoding PrpF domain-containing protein, whose translation MTQARVRAVYMRGGTSRCLVFHERDLPPAGVERDYILLAALGSPDPYGRQLDGLGGGISSLSKACIIGPTTHPGADVDYTFAQVEVGKAHVDYTGNCGNCSSAVGPFAIEERLIQPIEGETLVRIHNTNTKKLIVARVPVAGSEPAVHGDFELPGVAGTGARIALDFLEPGGAGTGRLLPTGKTREMVEGVEASLVDASIPMVFVRARDLGLTGTETPQAVDGDKALCARLEKIRVAASHLMGIPGSAATPKIAMVTAPVEYTALDGSRVGREQADVVARAISMGNCHRAFPLTSSMCLAVAARIEGTLVHECSTAKPGADVRLGHPSGVLPLDAVVAKQAGEYHAERVTVYRTARRLMEGWVRIP comes from the coding sequence ATGACCCAAGCGCGCGTCCGCGCCGTCTACATGCGCGGCGGCACCAGCCGCTGCCTGGTCTTCCACGAGCGCGATCTGCCGCCGGCCGGCGTCGAGCGCGACTACATTCTGCTGGCGGCGCTCGGCAGCCCCGATCCCTACGGCCGCCAGCTCGACGGACTGGGCGGCGGCATCTCGTCGCTCTCCAAGGCCTGCATCATCGGCCCGACCACCCACCCAGGCGCCGACGTGGACTACACCTTCGCGCAGGTCGAGGTGGGCAAGGCGCACGTGGACTACACGGGCAACTGCGGCAACTGCTCCTCCGCCGTCGGGCCCTTCGCCATCGAGGAGCGCCTGATCCAGCCCATCGAGGGCGAGACGCTCGTGCGCATCCACAACACCAACACCAAGAAGCTCATCGTGGCGCGCGTGCCCGTGGCGGGCAGCGAGCCCGCCGTCCACGGCGACTTCGAGCTCCCCGGCGTGGCGGGCACGGGCGCGCGCATCGCGCTGGACTTCCTCGAGCCCGGCGGCGCGGGCACAGGCCGGCTCCTGCCGACCGGCAAGACACGTGAGATGGTCGAGGGCGTCGAGGCTTCGCTCGTGGACGCCTCCATCCCCATGGTCTTCGTCCGCGCCCGCGATCTCGGGCTCACCGGCACCGAGACGCCGCAGGCTGTGGACGGCGACAAGGCGCTCTGCGCGCGCCTCGAAAAGATCCGTGTCGCCGCCTCGCACCTCATGGGCATCCCGGGCAGCGCCGCCACGCCGAAGATCGCCATGGTCACGGCGCCTGTCGAGTACACGGCCCTCGACGGCTCGCGCGTCGGCCGCGAGCAGGCCGACGTCGTCGCTCGCGCCATCTCCATGGGCAACTGCCACCGCGCCTTCCCGCTCACCTCCTCCATGTGTCTCGCCGTAGCAGCGCGCATCGAGGGCACCCTGGTCCACGAGTGCTCGACTGCCAAGCCCGGCGCCGACGTGCGCCTCGGCCACCCGTCGGGCGTGCTGCCCCTCGACGCCGTCGTCGCCAAGCAGGCCGGCGAGTACCACGCCGAGCGCGTCACCGTCTACCGCACCGCGCGCCGCCTGATGGAAGGCTGGGTCCGCATCCCCTGA
- a CDS encoding ABC transporter substrate-binding protein, giving the protein MDRRAFLGLAATGVVAAPGVARAQQAGKAHRIGFLSLGSGPAAPVEAFREGLRELGYVEGRNLTIEYRWAAGKAGRLPEMAAELVRLKVEVIVGVTTPVIEAAKRATSTIPIVMAAVADPVGSGLVAGLARPGGNVTGLTLMSTELVGKRLQLVRELLPKATRVAVLSYHGYTSATRPYLEQMRAAAQQMGIQLVVQEVNEARDLPDAFTAMQRERAQALDVRASPFSTENAKRIVELAAQHRLPAMYDVRSFVEAGGLVSYGPSGLEIFRRAAFYVDRILKGAKPADLPIEQPTKFELVINLRAARALGLTIPPALLARADQVIQ; this is encoded by the coding sequence ATGGACCGCCGCGCGTTCCTAGGCCTCGCGGCAACCGGCGTGGTCGCGGCGCCCGGTGTCGCCCGCGCTCAACAGGCGGGCAAGGCCCACCGCATCGGCTTCCTGTCCCTGGGATCCGGCCCGGCCGCCCCGGTTGAGGCCTTTCGCGAGGGGCTGCGCGAGCTGGGCTATGTCGAAGGGCGCAACCTCACCATCGAGTACCGATGGGCGGCAGGCAAGGCGGGGCGCCTGCCGGAGATGGCGGCAGAGCTCGTGCGGCTCAAGGTGGAGGTCATCGTCGGGGTTACGACGCCGGTCATCGAGGCAGCCAAGCGCGCGACCAGTACCATCCCCATCGTCATGGCGGCGGTGGCCGATCCCGTCGGCAGCGGCCTCGTCGCCGGCCTCGCCCGCCCGGGCGGCAATGTCACGGGCCTGACCCTGATGTCCACCGAGCTCGTCGGCAAGCGGCTCCAGCTGGTGCGCGAGCTCCTCCCCAAGGCCACGCGGGTTGCGGTGCTCTCCTACCACGGTTATACCTCCGCCACGAGGCCCTACCTCGAGCAGATGCGGGCCGCGGCGCAGCAGATGGGGATCCAACTCGTCGTCCAAGAAGTGAACGAGGCTAGGGACCTGCCCGACGCCTTCACCGCCATGCAGCGCGAGCGGGCCCAGGCGCTCGACGTGCGGGCCAGCCCGTTCAGCACTGAAAACGCCAAGCGCATCGTGGAGCTGGCGGCGCAGCACCGCCTGCCCGCCATGTACGACGTTCGAAGCTTCGTGGAAGCGGGCGGGCTCGTCTCCTATGGGCCGAGCGGCCTCGAGATATTCCGCCGGGCCGCCTTCTACGTGGACAGGATCCTCAAGGGCGCCAAGCCCGCCGACCTGCCGATCGAGCAGCCCACGAAGTTCGAGCTGGTCATCAACCTGAGGGCGGCGAGGGCGCTCGGCCTGACCATCCCGCCGGCCCTGCTGGCGCGCGCGGACCAGGTGATCCAGTGA
- a CDS encoding ABC transporter substrate-binding protein: MDRRAFLAGTGAVLLAAPRAAEAQKSEKKARVGILGIGPAPSPQELAKSVSTNPFWLSMRQLGWVDGQNMVVERRFGESADQLRTGAADLVRLKVDVLFVSGAGLAKILQLETKTIPIVVGRADNDLVAAGLVDSLARPGGNITGSQLLNDDLIPKRLELLKALVPNLSKVALLREDVTTSALPQIRARFDEQVAIAARSLGIEVHTFIVRRAGDLAAAFLGMKKNHDQGVVVTSPAFMFVHRKAIVDLAAAHRIAAVYDLQVFVEPGGLMSYGVNVAEMQRRAAVYVDKILKGAKPADLPIEQPTKFELVINLKTAKALGLTVPQSLLSRADQVIQ, from the coding sequence ATGGACCGGCGGGCATTCCTTGCTGGCACGGGTGCGGTGCTCCTTGCTGCGCCCCGCGCCGCCGAGGCGCAGAAGTCAGAGAAGAAGGCTCGCGTGGGAATTCTTGGCATCGGTCCAGCTCCGAGCCCACAGGAGCTGGCGAAGTCAGTCTCGACAAACCCGTTCTGGCTGTCGATGAGACAGCTCGGCTGGGTCGATGGCCAAAACATGGTCGTCGAGCGACGGTTCGGCGAATCAGCCGATCAGCTTCGCACAGGCGCCGCTGACCTCGTGCGCCTCAAGGTCGACGTACTGTTCGTTTCGGGCGCGGGCCTGGCAAAGATCCTTCAACTGGAAACGAAAACCATCCCCATCGTGGTCGGTCGCGCCGACAATGATCTTGTTGCCGCAGGACTCGTCGACAGCCTCGCAAGGCCTGGGGGCAATATCACAGGGTCACAGCTCCTCAACGATGATCTCATCCCAAAGCGTCTCGAGCTTCTCAAAGCGCTTGTACCGAATCTCTCAAAGGTCGCGCTCCTTCGAGAGGATGTCACAACCTCGGCACTCCCCCAGATACGCGCTCGGTTCGATGAACAGGTCGCGATCGCGGCTCGGAGCCTCGGCATAGAGGTTCATACGTTCATCGTGCGCCGAGCGGGGGACTTGGCTGCCGCTTTCCTCGGCATGAAGAAGAATCACGACCAGGGTGTAGTGGTGACGTCGCCAGCGTTTATGTTCGTGCATAGAAAGGCCATCGTCGATCTTGCGGCCGCGCATCGGATCGCCGCAGTCTATGACCTCCAGGTGTTTGTTGAGCCAGGTGGGCTCATGTCCTATGGAGTAAATGTTGCCGAGATGCAGCGACGTGCTGCGGTCTACGTGGACAAGATCCTCAAGGGGGCCAAGCCCGCCGACCTGCCTATCGAGCAGCCGACGAAGTTCGAACTGGTCATCAACCTCAAGACGGCGAAGGCGCTCGGCCTCACCGTCCCGCAGTCTCTGCTTTCGCGTGCCGATCAGGTGATCCAGTGA
- a CDS encoding ABC transporter substrate-binding protein: protein MDRRAVPGCAAAVVVAVVVACGFSYAAGQSRESMPRVGMLTPAPSATAKPLWDAFREAMKELGYVEGKSVVYEYRSAEGQLDRLPQLAAELVKLPVKVMVVANTPGNLAAKNATATIPIVMVGVGDPVRVGLVSNLGRPGGNITGFTTLTGPLTAKRLQLLKELVPTATRIGLIGNPGVPNTLIQIQDAEAAARELKVQLRVFTVEEAAQLEPAFEAARGWRAQALMRLAEPLQASLRARTIELAAKTRIPVMYTSRADVEAGGLIGYGVEPVDTYKRAAAYVDRILKGAKPGELPVQQPTKLELGVNLKTAAALNIKIPQAILARADQVIQ, encoded by the coding sequence ATGGACCGCCGCGCGGTGCCCGGCTGTGCCGCCGCTGTTGTCGTCGCCGTCGTAGTCGCCTGCGGGTTCAGCTACGCGGCAGGGCAGTCGCGCGAATCCATGCCCCGCGTCGGCATGCTCACGCCGGCCCCGTCTGCGACAGCGAAGCCGTTGTGGGATGCGTTCCGCGAGGCGATGAAGGAGCTCGGCTATGTCGAGGGGAAGAGCGTCGTCTACGAGTACCGGTCGGCGGAAGGACAGCTCGATCGGCTCCCTCAACTGGCAGCCGAGCTGGTCAAGCTTCCGGTGAAGGTCATGGTGGTCGCGAACACTCCGGGCAACCTCGCGGCCAAGAATGCTACCGCGACCATACCCATCGTCATGGTGGGGGTCGGAGACCCCGTGCGGGTGGGGCTCGTCTCCAACCTGGGGAGGCCGGGCGGGAACATCACGGGGTTCACCACCCTCACCGGCCCGCTCACCGCCAAGCGGCTCCAGCTCCTCAAGGAGCTGGTCCCGACCGCCACACGCATCGGGCTCATCGGCAACCCCGGCGTCCCCAACACGCTGATCCAGATCCAGGACGCCGAGGCCGCCGCCCGTGAGTTGAAGGTTCAGCTCCGCGTCTTCACGGTCGAGGAAGCGGCGCAGCTCGAGCCCGCCTTCGAGGCGGCGCGGGGCTGGCGAGCTCAGGCCCTGATGCGCCTGGCCGAGCCGCTCCAGGCTTCCCTTCGGGCGCGGACGATCGAGCTTGCCGCCAAGACCCGGATCCCTGTGATGTACACGTCCCGGGCCGACGTGGAGGCGGGCGGGCTCATAGGGTATGGGGTCGAGCCCGTCGACACCTACAAGCGTGCCGCCGCCTACGTGGACAGGATCCTCAAGGGCGCTAAGCCCGGCGAGCTCCCCGTTCAGCAGCCCACGAAGCTGGAGCTTGGCGTCAACCTGAAGACCGCCGCGGCCCTGAACATCAAGATCCCTCAAGCCATTCTCGCGCGGGCCGACCAGGTGATCCAGTGA
- a CDS encoding AMP-binding protein, translating to MTDYAATMRDFRLEVPARFNWAFDTFDAWARDPSKLALLWVSADGQPRRFTFAELAERSKRFANALAGLGVKPGERVVVMLPRVYQWWEILLGCLRARTVSVPGTTLLTTKDITYRLQAAEASVVITDEDNTHKVDQVLLECPTVKHRIVLGRAGGGWQEYERLMGLASSEMAHPRNASGDPMMVYFTSGTTGFPKMVLHTHASYPIGHIITGKFWLDNTPEDLHWTISDTGWAQAAWTSFFAPWNMGAAIFVWDARGKKFDSQETLAMFERFPITTFFAPPTAYRMMVQEPLRKYRYPTLRHCMGAGEAVNPEVIEAWREGTGHHIYEGYGQTESVLVAATFPATPWKPGSMGPAAPGHHLAIVGEEGRELPRGGEGDLAIRVKPERPVGMFQEYWKNAEATAKCHRGDWYITGDRASMDEEGYLWFVGRADDVINSASYRIGPFEVESALVEHAAVAEAAVIGKPDALRGEIVKAFVVLAPGHTASDALATELQEHVKTVTAPYKYPREIEFVADLPKTISGKIRRTELRQMERDRSKPR from the coding sequence ATGACCGACTACGCGGCGACGATGCGGGACTTCCGCCTGGAAGTGCCCGCGCGCTTCAACTGGGCCTTCGACACCTTCGATGCGTGGGCGCGGGATCCCTCGAAGCTCGCGCTGCTCTGGGTGTCGGCCGACGGGCAGCCGCGGCGATTCACTTTCGCAGAGCTCGCCGAGCGCTCGAAGCGCTTCGCCAATGCGCTCGCGGGCCTCGGCGTCAAGCCTGGCGAGCGGGTCGTCGTCATGCTCCCGCGCGTCTATCAGTGGTGGGAGATCCTGCTGGGCTGCCTGCGCGCGCGCACCGTGTCCGTTCCCGGCACCACGCTCCTCACCACCAAGGACATCACCTATCGCCTCCAGGCCGCCGAGGCGAGCGTGGTCATCACCGACGAGGACAACACGCACAAGGTGGACCAGGTCCTGCTCGAGTGCCCGACGGTGAAGCACCGGATCGTGCTGGGGCGTGCAGGCGGAGGCTGGCAGGAGTACGAGCGACTGATGGGCCTCGCCTCGTCCGAAATGGCGCACCCGAGAAACGCGAGCGGCGACCCGATGATGGTCTACTTCACCTCGGGGACGACCGGCTTCCCGAAGATGGTGCTGCATACCCACGCGTCTTACCCCATCGGCCACATCATCACGGGCAAGTTCTGGCTCGACAACACGCCAGAGGACCTGCACTGGACGATCTCGGACACGGGCTGGGCCCAGGCCGCGTGGACTTCCTTCTTCGCGCCCTGGAACATGGGCGCGGCCATCTTCGTCTGGGACGCGCGCGGCAAGAAGTTCGACTCGCAGGAGACGCTCGCCATGTTCGAGCGCTTCCCCATCACGACCTTCTTCGCGCCGCCGACGGCCTATCGCATGATGGTCCAGGAGCCGCTCCGCAAGTACCGTTACCCGACGCTGCGCCACTGCATGGGCGCGGGCGAGGCCGTCAACCCCGAGGTGATCGAGGCCTGGCGCGAGGGCACGGGGCATCACATCTACGAGGGCTACGGTCAGACCGAGAGTGTGCTGGTGGCCGCGACCTTCCCGGCCACGCCGTGGAAGCCCGGCTCCATGGGCCCGGCCGCGCCGGGGCACCATCTCGCCATCGTGGGCGAAGAAGGGCGCGAGCTGCCGCGCGGCGGGGAGGGCGACCTCGCCATCCGCGTGAAGCCGGAGCGGCCCGTGGGCATGTTCCAGGAGTACTGGAAGAACGCGGAGGCCACCGCGAAATGCCACCGCGGCGACTGGTACATCACCGGCGACCGCGCGTCCATGGATGAGGAGGGCTATCTCTGGTTCGTCGGCCGCGCCGACGACGTGATCAACAGCGCGTCCTACCGCATCGGGCCGTTCGAGGTGGAGTCGGCCCTGGTGGAGCACGCCGCCGTCGCCGAAGCCGCCGTCATCGGCAAGCCGGACGCGCTCCGCGGCGAGATCGTCAAGGCCTTCGTGGTTCTCGCCCCCGGTCACACCGCCTCCGACGCCCTCGCCACCGAGCTCCAGGAGCACGTCAAGACGGTGACCGCGCCCTACAAGTACCCGCGCGAGATCGAGTTCGTCGCCGACCTGCCCAAGACCATCAGCGGCAAGATCCGCCGCACCGAGCTCCGCCAGATGGAGCGCGACCGGAGCAAGCCGCGATGA